A region of Arabidopsis thaliana chromosome 5, partial sequence DNA encodes the following proteins:
- the PC1 gene encoding pollen calcium-binding protein 1 (pollen calcium-binding protein 1 (PC1); FUNCTIONS IN: calcium ion binding; INVOLVED IN: biological_process unknown; LOCATED IN: cytoplasm; EXPRESSED IN: 8 plant structures; EXPRESSED DURING: L mature pollen stage, M germinated pollen stage, 4 anthesis, petal differentiation and expansion stage; CONTAINS InterPro DOMAIN/s: EF-Hand 1, calcium-binding site (InterPro:IPR018247), EF-HAND 2 (InterPro:IPR018249), EF-hand-like domain (InterPro:IPR011992), Calcium-binding EF-hand (InterPro:IPR002048), EF-hand (InterPro:IPR018248); BEST Arabidopsis thaliana protein match is: Calcium-binding EF-hand family protein (TAIR:AT3G03430.1); Has 1807 Blast hits to 1807 proteins in 277 species: Archae - 0; Bacteria - 0; Metazoa - 736; Fungi - 347; Plants - 385; Viruses - 0; Other Eukaryotes - 339 (source: NCBI BLink).) yields MADATEKAEHDRIFKKFDANGDGKISAAELEEALKTLGSVTADDVKRMMAEIDTDGDGNISYQEFTDFAGANRGLMKDVAKIF; encoded by the coding sequence ATGGCTGATGCAACGGAGAAAGCCGAGCACGACCgtattttcaagaaatttgaTGCTAATGGTGACGGAAAAATTTCAGCAGCCGAACTCGAAGAAGCTCTTAAGACACTTGGTTCGGTAACAGCTGATGACGTCAAACGTATGATGGCTGAAATTGATACTGATGGTGATGGAAACATATCGTATCAAGAATTCACTGATTTTGCAGGTGCCAATCGTGGACTTATGAAGGATGTTGccaaaattttctaa
- the RGL3 gene encoding RGA-like protein 3 (RGA-like protein 3 (RGL3); CONTAINS InterPro DOMAIN/s: Transcriptional factor DELLA, N-terminal (InterPro:IPR021914), Transcription factor GRAS (InterPro:IPR005202); BEST Arabidopsis thaliana protein match is: RGA-like 2 (TAIR:AT3G03450.1); Has 1807 Blast hits to 1807 proteins in 277 species: Archae - 0; Bacteria - 0; Metazoa - 736; Fungi - 347; Plants - 385; Viruses - 0; Other Eukaryotes - 339 (source: NCBI BLink).) has protein sequence MKRSHQETSVEEEAPSMVEKLENGCGGGGDDNMDEFLAVLGYKVRSSDMADVAQKLEQLEMVLSNDIASSSNAFNDTVHYNPSDLSGWAQSMLSDLNYYPDLDPNRICDLRPITDDDECCSSNSNSNKRIRLGPWCDSVTSESTRSVVLIEETGVRLVQALVACAEAVQLENLSLADALVKRVGLLAASQAGAMGKVATYFAEALARRIYRIHPSAAAIDPSFEEILQMNFYDSCPYLKFAHFTANQAILEAVTTSRVVHVIDLGLNQGMQWPALMQALALRPGGPPSFRLTGVGNPSNREGIQELGWKLAQLAQAIGVEFKFNGLTTERLSDLEPDMFETRTESETLVVNSVFELHPVLSQPGSIEKLLATVKAVKPGLVTVVEQEANHNGDVFLDRFNEALHYYSSLFDSLEDGVVIPSQDRVMSEVYLGRQILNLVATEGSDRIERHETLAQWRKRMGSAGFDPVNLGSDAFKQASLLLALSGGGDGYRVEENDGSLMLAWQTKPLIAASAWKLAAELRR, from the coding sequence ATGAAACGAAGCCATCAAGAAACGtctgtagaagaagaagctccttCAATGGTGGAGAAGTTAGAAAatggttgtggtggtggtggagacgATAACATGGACGAGTTTCTTGCTGTTTTGGGTTACAAGGTTCGATCTTCAGACATGGCAGATGTTGCACAGAAGCTTGAACAGCTTGAAATGGTCTTGTCCAATGATATTGCCTCTTCTAGTAATGCCTTCAATGACACCGTTCATTACAATCCTTCTGATCTCTCCGGTTGGGCTCAGAGCATGCTCTCGGATCTTAATTACTACCCGGATCTTGACCCGAACCGGATTTGCGATCTGAGACCAATCACAGACGACGATGAGTGTTGCAGTAGCAATAGTAACAGCAACAAGAGGATTCGACTCGGTCCTTGGTGTGACTCAGTGACCAGCGAGTCAACTCGTTCCGTGGTGCTTATCGAGGAGACAGGAGTTAGACTCGTTCAGGCGCTAGTGGCCTGCGCCGAGGCGGTTCAGCTGGAGAATCTGAGCCTCGCGGATGCTCTCGTCAAGCGCGTGGGATTACTCGCGGCTTCTCAAGCCGGAGCCATGGGGAAAGTCGCTACCTACTTCGCCGAAGCCCTAGCTCGTCGAATTTACCGGATTCATCCTTCCGCCGCCGCCATTGATCCTTCCTTCGAAGAGATTCTTCAGATGAACTTCTACGACTCGTGTCCCTACCTGAAATTCGCTCATTTCACGGCCAATCAGGCGATTCTAGAAGCTGTTACGACGTCGCGTGTCGTACACGTAATCGATCTAGGGCTTAATCAAGGTATGCAATGGCCGGCGTTAATGCAAGCCTTAGCTCTCCGACCCGGTGGTCCACCGTCGTTTCGTCTCACCGGCGTTGGGAATCCGTCGAATCGAGAAGGGATTCAAGAGTTAGGTTGGAAGCTAGCTCAGCTGGCTCAAGCCATCGGCGtcgaattcaaattcaatgGTCTAACGACGGAGAGGTTATCCGATTTAGAACCGGATATGTTCGAGACCCGAACCGAATCGGAGACTCTAGTGGTTAATTCGGTTTTCGAGCTTCACCCGGTTTTATCCCAACCCGGTTCGATCGAAAAGCTGTTAGCGACGGTTAAGGCGGTTAAACCGGGTCTCGTAACAGTGGTGGAACAAGAAGCGAACCATAACGGTGACGTTTTCTTAGACCGGTTTAACGAAGCGCTTCACTATTACTCGAGCTTGTTCGACTCGCTCGAAGATGGTGTTGTGATACCGAGTCAAGACCGAGTCATGTCGGAGGTTTACTTAGGGAGACAGATATTGAACTTGGTGGCGACGGAAGGAAGCGATAGGATCGAGCGACACGAGACGCTGGCTCAGTGGCGAAAACGTATGGGATCCGCCGGGTTTGACCCGGTTAACCTCGGATCAGACGCGTTTAAGCAAGCGAGTTTGCTATTGGCGTTATCTGGCGGTGGAGATGGATACAGAGTGGAGGAGAACGACGGAAGCCTAATGCTTGCGTGGCAAACGAAACCTCTAATCGCTGCATCGGCGTGGAAACTAGCGGCGGAGTTGCGGCGGTAG